A single region of the Pediococcus claussenii ATCC BAA-344 genome encodes:
- a CDS encoding glycoside hydrolase domain-containing protein, with protein sequence MDEMVKETQVWLNKTYGKVSGFGKVPEDGNTGWNTVYGLTRALQHELGITDLVDNFGPSTAAKWDTQFANKVKTGFKHNVVKIIQGGFWCKGINPEDFTGEFTTNTAAAVVELKKDAGIKDTSANVNSDIMKALLTMSAFVLVPGGDAKIRSMQQQLNHDYQAYTGILPCDGIYQRDTNTALIYALQSVEGMDTGTANGYYGPGTINKTPTVNSGATGAIVKIIQYGLYVNGFYSGAFNGQFTQNVADGIVSFRKFMKLPPYTSTADLTVIKGLLTSNGNTNRSSDGVDMATQITSAATAKSLKAAGYNIIGRYLTGSVGTGADKRDKNLTNTEVKLLLDANLKIFPIYEDGGYEESYFNSKQGFADASIAVNTARQLGLPSGTVIYFAVDVDIQDGNMSSTVVPYFEGITGIIGSTEYKAGIYGTRNACLHVNHLVKYSFVADMSSGWSGNLGFKMPENWSFDQFNEFTGASTGIDMDQVAVSGKDNGVSKVTKVNINPNAAFFTQLQQVEDQAYSYISGESSSTPAEQLVTQFYRQFSYSSPSWAPLAGGLNTSWLAFANSALHVSKESDFETLYDSTTGIKIGLPHMMASLNALLFWGEPQSASGIQDLGGWCGDLLTSIEDAHLNQKKYGSFYESITAYVGNKGQFGREDLVDDLDALNVYSTIHSQNNQTISKIIKTYYTGNESSVRFNSYLSNRFDDDLDSLQNDTYTLLKGGTGSWGAAYKTALLAFKKFKLQKYPSYTDSEAKDAAKAFRKLIEQNA encoded by the coding sequence ATGGATGAAATGGTAAAAGAAACACAAGTCTGGCTCAACAAAACTTACGGTAAAGTTTCTGGCTTTGGTAAAGTACCCGAGGACGGTAATACTGGTTGGAACACAGTTTATGGGTTAACTAGAGCCCTGCAACACGAATTAGGTATCACAGATCTAGTTGATAATTTTGGCCCTTCAACTGCCGCTAAATGGGATACTCAATTTGCTAATAAAGTTAAAACTGGCTTTAAGCACAATGTTGTTAAAATAATCCAAGGTGGCTTTTGGTGTAAGGGTATCAACCCTGAAGACTTTACCGGAGAATTTACTACTAACACGGCTGCTGCTGTCGTTGAATTAAAAAAAGACGCCGGTATCAAAGACACCAGCGCCAATGTAAACTCGGATATTATGAAAGCCTTGTTGACAATGAGCGCGTTTGTTTTAGTTCCTGGTGGGGACGCTAAAATCCGTTCAATGCAACAACAGCTTAATCATGATTATCAAGCTTACACTGGTATTTTACCATGTGATGGAATTTATCAAAGGGATACGAACACTGCTTTGATTTATGCTTTGCAGTCAGTGGAAGGTATGGATACTGGAACTGCTAATGGTTATTATGGTCCTGGTACGATCAATAAAACACCAACTGTTAATTCTGGCGCAACTGGGGCAATCGTTAAAATTATTCAATATGGTCTTTACGTTAATGGTTTCTATTCAGGCGCCTTCAATGGCCAATTTACACAAAATGTTGCCGACGGTATAGTTTCCTTTAGAAAATTCATGAAGTTGCCTCCTTATACTTCAACTGCTGACCTAACTGTGATCAAAGGCTTATTAACTAGTAATGGTAACACTAACCGATCTTCAGATGGTGTCGACATGGCTACTCAAATCACATCAGCTGCTACGGCTAAATCACTGAAAGCAGCTGGCTATAACATTATCGGCCGTTATTTGACAGGAAGCGTCGGGACTGGTGCTGATAAACGAGATAAAAATTTGACTAACACTGAAGTTAAACTGCTATTAGATGCTAACCTTAAGATTTTTCCGATTTACGAAGATGGAGGTTATGAAGAAAGTTATTTTAATAGCAAGCAAGGTTTCGCAGACGCTTCTATTGCCGTTAATACTGCACGTCAGCTTGGCCTACCAAGTGGGACAGTTATCTATTTTGCCGTTGATGTTGATATTCAAGATGGAAACATGAGTAGTACGGTTGTCCCCTATTTCGAGGGTATTACTGGTATTATAGGATCAACTGAATATAAAGCAGGTATTTATGGAACACGCAATGCGTGCTTGCATGTAAACCACTTAGTTAAGTATAGTTTTGTTGCTGATATGTCTTCTGGATGGAGCGGAAATTTAGGGTTCAAAATGCCTGAAAATTGGAGCTTTGATCAATTCAATGAATTTACTGGAGCTTCAACAGGGATTGATATGGATCAAGTTGCTGTCTCTGGTAAAGATAACGGAGTTTCTAAAGTTACCAAAGTTAATATAAATCCTAACGCTGCTTTCTTTACCCAACTGCAACAAGTAGAAGACCAGGCATATAGTTATATCAGCGGTGAAAGCTCTTCAACACCTGCTGAACAACTTGTTACCCAATTTTATAGACAATTTTCCTATTCTTCACCAAGTTGGGCACCCTTGGCCGGTGGATTAAATACTAGCTGGTTAGCATTCGCAAACTCAGCATTACATGTTTCAAAAGAAAGTGACTTCGAAACTCTTTATGATAGTACTACTGGCATAAAAATTGGCTTACCACACATGATGGCTTCTTTAAACGCACTTTTATTTTGGGGAGAACCACAGTCAGCCTCAGGAATTCAGGACCTTGGGGGCTGGTGTGGAGATCTTTTAACAAGTATAGAAGATGCTCATCTTAACCAGAAAAAATACGGCTCTTTTTATGAATCAATTACTGCATATGTAGGTAATAAAGGGCAATTTGGAAGGGAAGATTTGGTTGACGATTTGGATGCACTTAACGTTTACAGTACAATCCATTCGCAAAACAACCAAACTATATCCAAAATTATTAAAACTTATTACACCGGTAATGAAAGCTCCGTTCGCTTTAATTCTTACCTAAGTAATCGTTTTGATGATGACCTTGATTCACTACAGAACGACACATATACTCTTTTAAAAGGTGGTACAGGTTCATGGGGTGCAGCTTATAAAACCGCTTTATTGGCTTTTAAAAAGTTTAAATTA
- a CDS encoding type II toxin-antitoxin system PemK/MazF family toxin → MKLKQGAILWINLDPAKGTETKKKRPCLVVSNDHYNRYFNTVLVVPISTSDKYRTQEKYAKSPLFIRIDNGKIHGTALLQHVRAVDPTKRSDGEVVSTLSRQEISSISTKVQQFF, encoded by the coding sequence ATGAAATTAAAACAAGGCGCTATTTTATGGATTAATTTAGATCCGGCTAAAGGCACTGAAACTAAGAAAAAGCGACCGTGTTTAGTTGTAAGCAACGATCACTATAATCGCTATTTTAATACGGTGCTAGTTGTGCCAATCAGTACCTCTGACAAATATCGTACCCAAGAAAAGTATGCTAAATCGCCGTTATTTATCAGGATAGATAACGGGAAAATTCACGGGACAGCGTTATTGCAACATGTCCGTGCTGTCGATCCAACAAAACGATCAGATGGCGAAGTTGTGTCCACTTTATCTCGGCAAGAAATTAGTTCAATTAGTACAAAGGTCCAACAATTTTTCTAA
- a CDS encoding type II toxin-antitoxin system PrlF family antitoxin — MSAGNVTKVSSKITSKNQITIPKTVRELLKVRSTDTIEWQIEPNGKVMIVRSKPDLWQLVDEQEKKFGNLSTTEVDWGKDVESEDFD, encoded by the coding sequence GTGAGTGCAGGTAATGTAACTAAGGTTAGCTCAAAGATCACAAGTAAAAATCAGATTACAATTCCTAAAACAGTACGTGAACTGTTAAAGGTTCGGTCTACTGATACAATTGAATGGCAGATTGAACCAAATGGTAAAGTAATGATTGTTCGTAGTAAACCGGATCTATGGCAACTTGTTGATGAACAAGAAAAAAAGTTTGGAAATCTCAGTACAACAGAAGTTGATTGGGGTAAAGATGTGGAAAGCGAAGACTTTGATTAA
- a CDS encoding site-specific integrase, which produces MQQVVLPIKDSNVLKEVQDTLLNNFKAGRRNYTIFQVGKATLLRVSDVMCLKQTNIFNPNGSIKQNAFIHDKKTGKPNTLYLKPVQTDLLLYRQWLLDNQLQSEWLFPSIQHPERHITEKQFYKIMSKVGDLLSINYLGTHTMRKTGAYRVYTQSNYNIGLVMYLLNHSSEAMTLAYLGLDQASTETMLDQIDFG; this is translated from the coding sequence ATGCAACAAGTTGTCCTACCCATCAAAGATTCAAATGTTCTCAAAGAAGTTCAAGATACGTTACTCAATAATTTTAAAGCTGGCCGTCGTAACTATACAATTTTTCAAGTTGGTAAAGCTACGCTACTAAGAGTCAGTGACGTTATGTGCTTAAAACAGACCAATATTTTTAATCCGAACGGTTCCATTAAACAAAATGCGTTTATTCATGATAAAAAAACTGGTAAACCTAATACCTTGTATCTTAAACCGGTTCAAACAGACCTTTTGTTGTATCGTCAATGGCTGCTTGATAATCAGTTACAATCTGAATGGCTCTTTCCTTCCATTCAACACCCAGAACGACATATCACGGAAAAACAGTTCTACAAAATCATGAGCAAAGTTGGCGATCTTTTAAGTATTAATTACCTTGGTACCCATACGATGCGCAAGACTGGAGCTTATCGAGTTTATACGCAATCTAATTATAATATTGGTTTGGTTATGTACTTATTAAATCATTCAAGTGAAGCGATGACTTTAGCTTATTTAGGCTTGGACCAAGCAAGTACCGAAACTATGTTAGACCAAATTGATTTTGGTTAG
- a CDS encoding replication initiation protein: protein MSNEIVKYDPELNTIPLRKFTPVEMNLFFSIVSRMRDKGDETVRFSFDQLKELSAYKPTANNRFIDDIESTYQKILGLRFGRRSKDGLHREFFVMFTEFEINGHADDPYVDIKIYPKAIKLLNELESWVRYALSEFRDLKSSYAKTMFRLLKQFRTTGYAYFSVADFNELLDVPKSYKSSNINQSVLKPIKEELTPLFRGLTVRKKYGKGRGKPVIGYSFTWKPEKKDANDFSQGQFQDERQKLFNIQHNGELTEQEKWRAIDKVKGLTLGSTEKQALADKQAEHDKKIRDQARKEALAELRKGFGNNA, encoded by the coding sequence TTGAGTAATGAAATTGTTAAATATGATCCTGAATTAAATACAATCCCACTTCGAAAATTCACCCCTGTTGAAATGAATTTATTCTTCTCAATAGTTTCTAGAATGCGTGACAAGGGTGACGAAACTGTAAGGTTTTCATTTGATCAATTAAAAGAATTAAGTGCATATAAACCTACCGCAAATAACCGATTTATTGACGATATTGAAAGTACTTATCAAAAAATTTTAGGCTTACGCTTTGGAAGACGTAGTAAAGATGGGCTGCATCGTGAATTTTTTGTTATGTTTACCGAATTTGAGATAAACGGCCATGCTGATGATCCTTATGTTGATATTAAAATTTACCCCAAAGCTATAAAATTATTAAATGAGCTGGAAAGTTGGGTTCGTTATGCTTTATCAGAATTCAGAGATTTAAAAAGTAGCTACGCAAAAACCATGTTTCGGTTACTAAAACAATTTAGAACTACTGGGTACGCTTACTTTTCAGTTGCAGACTTTAACGAGCTATTAGATGTCCCTAAAAGCTATAAAAGTAGCAATATAAATCAATCCGTTTTAAAACCCATCAAAGAGGAACTTACGCCTCTTTTTAGAGGCCTAACGGTTAGAAAAAAATATGGTAAAGGCCGCGGGAAACCAGTGATTGGGTATTCTTTTACTTGGAAGCCTGAAAAGAAAGACGCTAACGACTTCTCACAAGGTCAATTTCAAGATGAACGTCAAAAACTCTTTAACATTCAGCATAATGGTGAATTAACAGAACAGGAAAAATGGCGCGCCATTGACAAGGTTAAGGGGCTAACTTTAGGCTCTACTGAGAAACAAGCATTGGCTGATAAACAGGCCGAGCACGATAAAAAAATAAGAGATCAAGCACGAAAAGAAGCACTTGCTGAACTCCGAAAGGGGTTTGGAAATAATGCCTAA
- a CDS encoding HTH domain-containing protein, with protein MPKTIRELADELGVSKQAIWQKIKRDASIDLRQFTSTKGNTVYVDVDGQKAIKAMFSNNSSTRYRQQKDDVDDNKKDAVDGQDEVKFLRNLVSEIQSEKKELHKLLDQQQRLALQDKQLLEEYKAENDRLKVLKMPSQETEFKHLDNQYKDEVNALKEKLENLQEQIKVQKRIEEQEKPRKWWGLWRK; from the coding sequence ATGCCTAAAACAATTAGAGAACTTGCTGATGAATTGGGCGTTTCAAAGCAGGCTATATGGCAAAAGATAAAAAGAGATGCGTCAATCGATTTACGTCAATTTACATCAACAAAAGGCAATACTGTTTACGTTGATGTTGATGGGCAAAAAGCTATTAAAGCAATGTTCTCAAACAATTCGTCAACAAGATACCGTCAACAAAAAGATGATGTTGACGACAACAAAAAAGATGCGGTTGATGGACAAGATGAAGTGAAATTCCTTCGAAATTTAGTATCAGAAATTCAATCTGAAAAGAAAGAGTTACATAAGTTACTAGATCAGCAACAAAGATTGGCCTTACAGGACAAACAACTGCTCGAAGAATACAAAGCAGAAAACGACAGATTAAAAGTTCTCAAAATGCCCTCACAGGAAACAGAATTCAAACACTTAGACAATCAATATAAAGATGAAGTGAACGCTCTTAAAGAGAAGTTGGAAAATTTGCAGGAACAAATCAAAGTTCAAAAAAGGATAGAAGAACAAGAAAAACCAAGAAAATGGTGGGGACTATGGCGAAAATAG
- a CDS encoding IS30 family transposase — protein sequence MAIITLIERSQIELMQHHTIQYIAATLGRSRISIRHELHRCPEGDYCAIIAQDHADTCRHRCGRHSILTPKLKRMVTEKLNLGWSPEMVGYAVHCAPHTIYHWIYQRQVDFQPSQLFDHGKRHKRRQDLRSRYNQAVGTSIEIRSESANQRTEKGHLEMDTVRGGRGSKAAVLTIVDRVTRLMATTKLENLSQNAVLKGFARLMVDFPGPVRSVTVDHGKEFSCDQALTKRYRIPVYFCHAYHPNERGTNERFNRELRYYFPKGTQFDQVSETDIQQATALINNKPRKCLRWQTPVQAVSKPLSRW from the coding sequence ATGGCCATTATAACCTTAATTGAACGATCTCAGATAGAACTGATGCAACACCACACGATTCAATACATCGCCGCGACCTTAGGCCGCTCTCGTATTTCTATTAGGCATGAGCTTCACCGTTGCCCTGAAGGTGATTACTGCGCCATTATAGCTCAGGATCATGCCGATACTTGTCGGCATCGTTGTGGTCGGCACTCGATTTTAACGCCTAAGTTGAAGCGGATGGTAACTGAGAAGCTAAACCTAGGTTGGTCCCCTGAAATGGTCGGTTATGCCGTTCACTGTGCGCCACACACGATTTACCACTGGATTTATCAAAGACAAGTCGATTTTCAGCCAAGCCAACTCTTTGATCACGGTAAACGTCATAAAAGAAGACAAGACCTTCGGTCGCGCTATAACCAAGCAGTAGGCACCTCAATTGAGATTCGCAGTGAGTCAGCTAATCAGCGAACCGAAAAAGGACATTTAGAGATGGATACAGTTCGCGGTGGTCGCGGGTCAAAGGCTGCTGTTTTGACCATTGTCGATCGGGTGACACGTTTAATGGCGACAACTAAGCTTGAAAACTTATCACAAAATGCTGTTCTTAAGGGATTTGCAAGACTGATGGTGGACTTTCCGGGTCCGGTTCGATCAGTGACGGTTGATCACGGTAAAGAGTTTTCCTGCGATCAGGCGCTTACAAAGCGCTATCGGATACCGGTTTACTTTTGCCACGCCTATCACCCGAATGAACGGGGCACAAATGAACGGTTCAATCGAGAACTTCGCTACTATTTCCCGAAGGGAACACAGTTTGATCAGGTTTCAGAGACCGATATTCAACAAGCCACAGCGCTTATCAATAACAAACCTAGAAAATGTCTCCGTTGGCAAACCCCAGTTCAAGCAGTGAGCAAGCCTCTTTCTAGGTGGTAA
- a CDS encoding dihydrolipoyl dehydrogenase family protein, translating into MTNKYDYDVLYIGAGHATFDGAAPLAKTGVRVGVIESGLIGGTCPNRGCNAKITLDEPVKLTREAARLNDILSSAPTINWTANVAHKQEIIDPLPAGLTARLEDGGATIIHGHATFKDAHTVVVDDQQTITAEKIVIATGLKPHRLDIPGTKLAHNSSDFMNLKRLPQSIVIIGAGYIGMEFATIANAAGAQVTVMLHGDQALRDFYQPFVAQVVDDLTERGVTFIKNANVQAFTKQDDQFQVSYGDHQQLTTDWILDATGRIPNLDSLGLDRIGVKYDRHGVYVNDHLQTNVPNIYAAGDVLANDLPKVTPAAYFESKYLMRLFSGQTSAPIDYPVIPSVVFTSPRIAQAGMKIPAAEKAGLTVSDNDLADYWYYQVSKEPIAASKQVHDQDGHLVGVTEISDQAEDAVNALLPAIEYQLDREQIDRLIGIFPTIGYAAWHRA; encoded by the coding sequence ATGACAAACAAATACGATTACGATGTGTTATACATTGGTGCGGGTCACGCCACGTTTGATGGCGCCGCACCACTCGCCAAGACTGGTGTTCGCGTCGGTGTGATTGAGAGTGGTCTGATTGGGGGCACCTGCCCTAATCGTGGTTGTAACGCCAAAATCACTCTTGATGAACCTGTCAAATTAACGCGGGAAGCAGCACGCCTCAATGATATTTTGAGCAGTGCACCAACCATTAATTGGACGGCCAACGTGGCCCATAAACAAGAGATTATTGATCCCTTACCGGCAGGCCTGACAGCTCGTTTGGAAGATGGTGGCGCAACGATCATTCATGGTCATGCCACGTTCAAGGACGCTCACACCGTTGTCGTTGATGATCAGCAAACCATTACCGCTGAAAAAATCGTTATTGCGACTGGTTTAAAGCCCCATCGTTTAGATATTCCGGGGACCAAGCTCGCCCACAATAGTAGTGATTTTATGAACCTTAAACGGTTACCACAAAGTATCGTCATCATTGGCGCAGGCTATATTGGTATGGAATTTGCCACCATCGCTAACGCAGCCGGTGCCCAAGTGACAGTCATGTTACATGGCGACCAGGCCCTCCGTGATTTTTACCAACCATTCGTTGCACAAGTGGTTGACGACTTAACCGAACGTGGGGTAACCTTCATCAAAAATGCCAACGTGCAAGCATTTACCAAACAGGATGACCAGTTCCAAGTTAGTTATGGCGACCACCAGCAATTAACGACCGACTGGATCCTAGATGCGACTGGTCGAATTCCAAACTTAGATAGCTTAGGCTTAGACCGGATTGGCGTCAAATATGACCGCCACGGCGTTTATGTCAACGACCACTTACAAACCAACGTTCCTAACATCTATGCAGCCGGTGATGTCCTTGCCAATGACTTGCCAAAGGTCACACCTGCAGCCTACTTTGAGTCCAAATACTTGATGCGTTTGTTCTCTGGTCAAACCAGTGCTCCCATTGACTATCCGGTAATTCCATCGGTCGTCTTTACTTCACCACGAATTGCGCAAGCCGGCATGAAAATACCGGCCGCTGAAAAGGCCGGCTTAACCGTTAGTGATAACGATTTAGCAGATTACTGGTATTATCAAGTCTCCAAGGAACCGATTGCCGCTAGTAAACAGGTCCATGACCAAGACGGCCATCTCGTTGGCGTGACTGAAATCAGTGATCAAGCTGAAGATGCCGTCAACGCACTACTGCCAGCTATCGAATATCAATTAGACCGCGAACAAATCGACCGTTTGATTGGTATTTTCCCAACCATCGGCTACGCAGCTTGGCACCGGGCTTAA
- a CDS encoding bacteriocin immunity protein, with protein sequence MDVDAQKLFTLVDAAHNQPITHQPSDSYRQALLAAAIDLNNNVSPQQVTIQLYQAYYRNYMVPMTLPRQHRDLYQYVHTQLQRLTRKEQRHMALGYGLIATHLTFGPLN encoded by the coding sequence ATGGATGTGGATGCTCAAAAATTATTTACCTTAGTAGATGCTGCTCATAATCAGCCGATTACCCATCAACCATCCGATTCCTACCGCCAAGCACTACTGGCAGCTGCAATCGACCTAAATAACAACGTTTCGCCACAGCAAGTAACCATCCAGCTATATCAAGCCTATTATCGTAACTATATGGTCCCAATGACTCTACCACGCCAGCATCGTGACCTCTACCAATACGTTCACACCCAATTACAGCGCCTCACGCGCAAAGAACAGCGTCATATGGCACTTGGGTATGGTCTGATTGCGACGCACCTAACATTTGGTCCCTTGAACTGA
- a CDS encoding type II toxin-antitoxin system YafQ family toxin, which translates to MKKLRFKPRATFNADLKRLASLDKSIIDEVRAAIDLLLEQQQLPPEFEDHELNRRMSGYNEFHLRDTPKNKTPSETNDVLVVYTIDTDELVLIGIRVGSHDRLFPGQNRSKRYRKNDE; encoded by the coding sequence ATGAAAAAACTAAGATTTAAACCACGTGCAACCTTTAATGCTGATCTAAAACGGCTAGCCAGTTTAGACAAATCTATTATTGATGAAGTTCGAGCAGCCATTGACCTGTTGCTTGAGCAACAACAATTACCACCAGAATTTGAAGATCATGAGCTTAATCGGCGAATGAGCGGCTATAATGAATTTCATTTACGAGACACCCCGAAAAACAAAACACCAAGCGAAACTAACGATGTTCTGGTTGTTTATACGATTGATACAGATGAACTAGTCTTAATTGGCATTCGAGTAGGATCGCATGATCGTTTATTTCCTGGTCAAAATCGTTCCAAAAGGTATCGAAAAAATGACGAATAA
- a CDS encoding type II toxin-antitoxin system Phd/YefM family antitoxin, translating into MTLALTQSDFRANLKKYLDQVNDEDETVYIARSNSRAVAIVSQEKMDWLERALKAKEGSLEYAIARDQLIKRHVLPDDEIVESDDDYWGQFK; encoded by the coding sequence ATGACATTAGCACTAACACAGAGCGATTTTCGCGCTAACCTAAAAAAATATTTAGATCAAGTTAATGACGAAGACGAAACCGTTTATATTGCTCGTTCAAATAGTCGCGCAGTGGCCATCGTTTCACAAGAAAAAATGGACTGGCTAGAAAGAGCATTAAAAGCGAAAGAAGGTTCGTTAGAATATGCAATTGCACGTGATCAGTTAATTAAACGCCATGTTTTACCTGACGATGAAATTGTTGAATCAGATGATGATTATTGGGGTCAGTTTAAATAA
- a CDS encoding site-specific integrase, with product MQQVVLPIKDSNVLKEVQDTLLNNFKAGRRNYTVFQVGKATLLRVSDVMRLKQADIFNPDGSIKQNAFIHDRKTGKPNTLYLKPVQTELLLYRQWLLDHQLDSEWLFPSIQHPERHITEKQFYKIMSKVGDLLGINYLGTHTMRKTGAYRVYTQSNYNIGLVMNLLNHSSEAMTLAYLGLDQASTETMLDKIDFG from the coding sequence ATGCAACAAGTTGTCTTACCCATCAAAGATTCAAACGTTCTCAAAGAGGTTCAAGATACCTTACTCAACAACTTTAAAGCTGGCCGGCGTAACTATACAGTTTTTCAAGTTGGCAAAGCGACACTGCTGCGAGTCAGTGATGTCATGCGCTTAAAACAGGCCGATATTTTTAATCCGGACGGTTCTATTAAACAAAATGCGTTTATTCACGACCGAAAAACTGGTAAACCTAATACCTTGTACCTTAAACCTGTTCAAACAGAGCTCTTATTGTACCGTCAATGGCTACTTGATCATCAGCTGGATTCTGAATGGCTCTTTCCTTCCATTCAACACCCAGAACGCCATATCACGGAAAAACAGTTCTACAAAATCATGAGCAAGGTTGGCGATCTGTTAGGAATTAATTATCTAGGGACCCATACGATGCGTAAAACCGGGGCTTATCGCGTTTACACGCAATCAAATTATAATATTGGCTTAGTCATGAATTTGCTCAATCATTCCAGTGAAGCAATGACTTTAGCTTATTTAGGCTTAGACCAGGCTAGTACTGAAACGATGCTGGATAAAATTGATTTTGGTTAG